The following proteins come from a genomic window of Leptospira bandrabouensis:
- a CDS encoding histidine kinase dimerization/phosphoacceptor domain -containing protein, whose amino-acid sequence MKLRNRNLDPERIADFECFRSGVLELIVKNSPLTEILNEIVLGIETLNPTMICTVVLIENSKIKIGAAPSLPKIYNEAIDGVTIGPEVGSCGTAAYTGNRVIVENIETSPLWKNYNEIAIQVGLRSCWSEPIKSHTNEIIGTFAIYHREIASPSEFDIFIISETADLVSIAIEKSIVSTRLTESERRFRDFFEKNSSVMLIIEPNTGEIINANQTAVQYYGYPHEVLIKMKIKDINILPEEEVKQERMRALSEERSYFSFQHKLANGEIKQVEVYSTPIETSNRHLLFSIIHDVTERKIAEEKVKSLLSEKEVILREVHHRIKNNMAILYNLLDLQAKSQENEFLTNSLKDATSRIKTMSLLYDKLYSGKSIQEFRLDEYLIPLSQEIISLFPYQVKLETDIISVQLTSDQLQAVGIITNELLTNSLKYARDSSKELEIQIKVWKEEENYHLCIKDNGKGFDSQMINAENPGFGLTLVNMLTSQLSGKLNFHGNAGAEYHIVFPVNRTRH is encoded by the coding sequence GTGAAGTTAAGAAACCGCAATCTGGATCCAGAAAGAATTGCCGACTTTGAATGCTTCCGAAGCGGAGTATTAGAACTCATCGTAAAAAATTCACCCCTTACCGAGATACTGAACGAAATTGTTCTTGGGATTGAGACTCTTAATCCAACAATGATTTGTACCGTTGTCCTCATCGAAAATTCCAAAATTAAAATTGGGGCTGCCCCTTCTCTTCCAAAAATTTACAACGAAGCTATAGACGGAGTTACTATTGGACCGGAAGTAGGCTCTTGTGGTACGGCTGCATATACCGGGAATCGAGTCATTGTAGAAAATATCGAGACAAGCCCTCTTTGGAAAAACTACAATGAGATTGCCATTCAGGTTGGTCTTCGTTCTTGTTGGTCAGAACCAATTAAGTCTCATACCAATGAAATTATTGGAACCTTTGCCATTTACCACCGTGAAATCGCAAGCCCCAGTGAGTTTGATATCTTTATCATTTCGGAAACTGCAGATTTAGTTAGCATAGCCATAGAAAAATCGATAGTTTCTACTCGACTAACAGAAAGTGAACGAAGGTTTCGTGATTTTTTTGAAAAGAACTCTTCTGTGATGCTTATCATTGAACCAAATACAGGTGAGATCATTAATGCCAACCAAACAGCAGTTCAATATTATGGATATCCGCATGAAGTTCTGATAAAGATGAAAATCAAAGATATCAATATTCTTCCAGAAGAAGAAGTAAAACAAGAGAGAATGCGTGCACTTTCCGAAGAAAGAAGTTATTTTTCCTTTCAACATAAATTGGCAAATGGGGAAATCAAACAAGTGGAAGTGTATTCCACTCCGATCGAAACAAGTAACAGACATCTCCTTTTTTCAATCATCCATGATGTAACTGAAAGAAAAATCGCAGAAGAAAAAGTAAAATCCCTACTTTCCGAAAAAGAAGTCATCTTAAGAGAAGTACATCATCGTATCAAAAACAATATGGCGATTTTATACAACCTCCTGGACCTACAAGCGAAATCACAAGAAAACGAATTTCTAACAAACTCACTTAAAGATGCAACAAGCCGTATCAAAACAATGTCACTTCTCTATGACAAATTGTATTCAGGGAAATCTATTCAAGAATTTCGGTTAGATGAATACCTAATACCATTATCACAAGAAATTATATCGTTATTCCCTTATCAGGTAAAATTAGAAACAGATATTATCAGTGTCCAACTCACTTCCGATCAACTACAAGCAGTGGGAATTATCACCAATGAACTACTGACCAATAGTCTTAAATATGCAAGAGATTCTTCTAAAGAATTGGAAATTCAAATTAAGGTATGGAAAGAAGAAGAGAATTACCATTTATGTATAAAAGATAATGGGAAAGGATTCGATTCTCAAATGATTAACGCTGAAAATCCTGGATTTGGTTTGACTTTAGTTAATATGTTAACGTCTCAACTTTCCGGCAAACTCAACTTTCATGGGAATGCCGGAGCAGAATATCACATAGTATTCCCTGTTAATAGGACTCGCCATTAA